One genomic window of Ornithorhynchus anatinus isolate Pmale09 chromosome 12, mOrnAna1.pri.v4, whole genome shotgun sequence includes the following:
- the USP46 gene encoding ubiquitin carboxyl-terminal hydrolase 46 isoform X2, whose protein sequence is MTVRNIASLCNMGTNASALEKDIGPEQFPINEHYFGLVNALYFCRPFRENVLAYKAQQKKKENLLACLADLFHSIATQKKKVGVIPPKKFISRLRKENDLFDNYMQQDAHEFLNYLLNTIADILQEEKKQEKPNGKLRNGHLSEAGENDKSEPTWVHEIFQGTLTNETRCLNCETVSSKDEDFLDLSVDVEQNTSITHCLRDFSNTETLCSEQKYYCETCCSKQEAQKRMRVKKLPMILALHLKRFKYMEQLHRYTKLSYRVVFPLELRLFNTSSDAVNLDRMYDLVAVVVHCGSGPNRGHYITIVKSHGFWLLFDDDIVEKIDAQAIEEFYGLTSDISKNSESGYILFYQSRE, encoded by the exons ATGACTGTCCGCAACATCGCCTCCCTCTGTAACATG GGCACCAATGCCTCGGCTCTGGAGAAAGACATCGGCCCAGAGCAGTTTCCCATCAACGAGCACTACTTCGGACTGGTCAAC GCCCTGTACTTCTGCCGCCCGTTCCGGGAGAACGTGCTGGCCTACAAGGCCcagcagaagaagaaggagaacctGCTGGCCTGCCTGGCGGACCTCTTCCACAGCATCGCCACCCAGAAGAAGAAAGTGGGGGTCATCCCGCCCAAGAAGTTCATCTCCAGGTTACGGAAAGAGAATG ACCTCTTCGACAACTACATGCAGCAGGACGCCCACGAGTTTCTGAATTACTTGCTCAACACAATCGCCGACATCctgcaggaggagaagaagcaggagaagccCAACGGGAAACTGAGAAACGGTCACCTGAGCGAGGCCGGGGAGAACGACAAGTCGGAACCGACCTGGGTCCACGAGATCTTCCAGGGGACGCTGACCAACGAAACGCGGTGCCTCAACTGCGAAACG GTCAGCAGTAAAGACGAAGACTTTCTGGACCTTTCTGTGGATGTGGAGCAGAATACGTCCATCACTCACTGCCTGAG AGACTTCAGCAACACGGAGACCCTGTGTAGCGAGCAGAAGTATTACTGCGAAACCTGCTGCAGTAAacaggaggcccagaaaag GATGAGGGTGAAGAAGCTCCCGATGATCCTGGCGCTCCACCTCAAGAGGTTCAAGTACATGGAGCAGCTGCACCGCTACACCAAGCTGTCCTACCGGGTGGTCTTCCCGCTGGAGCTCCGGCTCTTCAACACGTCCAGCGACGCCGTCAACCTGGACCGCATGTATGACCTGGTGGCCGTGGTGGTGCACTGTGGCAG CGGCCCCAACCGGGGCCATTACATCACCATCGTGAAAAGTCACGGCTTCTGGCTCCTGTTTGACGATGACATCGTCGAG AAGATCGATGCTCAAGCCATTGAGGAGTTCTACGGCCTGACGTCGGACATTTCCAAAAACTCCGAGTCCGGTTACATCTTGTTCTACCAGTCCAGGGAGTGA
- the USP46 gene encoding ubiquitin carboxyl-terminal hydrolase 46 isoform X1: MTVRNIASLCNMGTNASALEKDIGPEQFPINEHYFGLVNFGNTCYCNSVLQALYFCRPFRENVLAYKAQQKKKENLLACLADLFHSIATQKKKVGVIPPKKFISRLRKENDLFDNYMQQDAHEFLNYLLNTIADILQEEKKQEKPNGKLRNGHLSEAGENDKSEPTWVHEIFQGTLTNETRCLNCETVSSKDEDFLDLSVDVEQNTSITHCLRDFSNTETLCSEQKYYCETCCSKQEAQKRMRVKKLPMILALHLKRFKYMEQLHRYTKLSYRVVFPLELRLFNTSSDAVNLDRMYDLVAVVVHCGSGPNRGHYITIVKSHGFWLLFDDDIVEKIDAQAIEEFYGLTSDISKNSESGYILFYQSRE; this comes from the exons ATGACTGTCCGCAACATCGCCTCCCTCTGTAACATG GGCACCAATGCCTCGGCTCTGGAGAAAGACATCGGCCCAGAGCAGTTTCCCATCAACGAGCACTACTTCGGACTGGTCAAC TTTGGGAACACCTGCTACTGTAACTCGGTGCTGCAGGCCCTGTACTTCTGCCGCCCGTTCCGGGAGAACGTGCTGGCCTACAAGGCCcagcagaagaagaaggagaacctGCTGGCCTGCCTGGCGGACCTCTTCCACAGCATCGCCACCCAGAAGAAGAAAGTGGGGGTCATCCCGCCCAAGAAGTTCATCTCCAGGTTACGGAAAGAGAATG ACCTCTTCGACAACTACATGCAGCAGGACGCCCACGAGTTTCTGAATTACTTGCTCAACACAATCGCCGACATCctgcaggaggagaagaagcaggagaagccCAACGGGAAACTGAGAAACGGTCACCTGAGCGAGGCCGGGGAGAACGACAAGTCGGAACCGACCTGGGTCCACGAGATCTTCCAGGGGACGCTGACCAACGAAACGCGGTGCCTCAACTGCGAAACG GTCAGCAGTAAAGACGAAGACTTTCTGGACCTTTCTGTGGATGTGGAGCAGAATACGTCCATCACTCACTGCCTGAG AGACTTCAGCAACACGGAGACCCTGTGTAGCGAGCAGAAGTATTACTGCGAAACCTGCTGCAGTAAacaggaggcccagaaaag GATGAGGGTGAAGAAGCTCCCGATGATCCTGGCGCTCCACCTCAAGAGGTTCAAGTACATGGAGCAGCTGCACCGCTACACCAAGCTGTCCTACCGGGTGGTCTTCCCGCTGGAGCTCCGGCTCTTCAACACGTCCAGCGACGCCGTCAACCTGGACCGCATGTATGACCTGGTGGCCGTGGTGGTGCACTGTGGCAG CGGCCCCAACCGGGGCCATTACATCACCATCGTGAAAAGTCACGGCTTCTGGCTCCTGTTTGACGATGACATCGTCGAG AAGATCGATGCTCAAGCCATTGAGGAGTTCTACGGCCTGACGTCGGACATTTCCAAAAACTCCGAGTCCGGTTACATCTTGTTCTACCAGTCCAGGGAGTGA